One genomic region from Campylobacter concisus encodes:
- the trpB gene encoding tryptophan synthase subunit beta — MNSKAYFGKFGGQFVPETVMFALDELESAYASIAKTKEFKDELDDLLKNYVGRPSPLFFAKRLSEHYGHEIYLKREDLNHTGAHKINNALAQALLAKKMGKKKILAETGAGQHGVATATAAALLGLECDVYMGATDVARQQLNAFRMQLLGAKVVSVEDGLKTLKEATTAAIQAWVNEIESAFYVIGSAVGPHPYPKIVRDFQSIIGTEAKAQLAEYGKKADYVIACVGGGSNAIGIFSAFLDDESVNLVGIEAGGLGIETPYHAATLSKGKTGIIHGMKTTVLQDEYGMILPVHSISAGLDYPGIGPEHAHLNDIKRVKYEAVTDDECINALYFLSKMEGIIPAIESAHALAYLEKLCPKLDKKSVIVVNVSGRGDKDINTVIGYEKGKIYG, encoded by the coding sequence ATGAATAGTAAAGCATATTTTGGAAAATTTGGCGGGCAGTTCGTGCCTGAGACGGTGATGTTTGCCCTTGATGAGCTGGAAAGCGCCTATGCTAGCATCGCAAAGACAAAAGAGTTTAAAGACGAGCTTGATGATCTGCTTAAAAATTATGTGGGTAGGCCTAGTCCGCTCTTTTTTGCAAAGCGCCTGAGTGAGCACTACGGACATGAAATTTACCTAAAAAGAGAGGATCTAAACCACACTGGCGCGCACAAGATAAATAACGCTCTTGCTCAAGCGCTACTTGCTAAAAAAATGGGCAAAAAGAAAATTTTAGCTGAAACTGGAGCTGGTCAGCACGGCGTGGCGACAGCGACTGCTGCGGCACTTTTGGGCTTGGAGTGCGACGTGTATATGGGGGCAACAGACGTGGCTAGACAGCAGCTAAATGCCTTTCGTATGCAGCTTCTTGGAGCAAAAGTGGTGAGCGTAGAAGACGGCCTAAAAACGCTAAAAGAGGCGACTACGGCGGCCATACAAGCGTGGGTAAACGAGATAGAGAGTGCATTTTACGTCATCGGCTCAGCCGTTGGCCCACACCCATATCCAAAGATCGTGCGTGACTTCCAAAGCATCATCGGCACAGAGGCGAAGGCTCAGCTTGCAGAGTATGGCAAAAAGGCCGACTACGTCATCGCCTGTGTTGGAGGCGGCAGTAATGCTATTGGAATTTTTAGCGCATTTTTGGACGATGAGAGCGTAAATTTAGTAGGTATCGAGGCTGGCGGCCTTGGCATAGAGACGCCTTATCACGCAGCTACGCTTAGCAAAGGCAAAACCGGCATTATCCACGGCATGAAAACAACCGTCTTGCAAGATGAGTACGGTATGATCTTGCCAGTGCATAGCATCTCAGCAGGCTTAGACTACCCAGGCATCGGACCAGAGCATGCTCACCTAAACGACATCAAAAGGGTAAAATACGAAGCCGTAACGGACGATGAGTGCATAAACGCTCTTTATTTCTTAAGCAAAATGGAGGGCATCATCCCGGCCATCGAAAGCGCGCACGCGCTGGCATATCTGGAGAAGCTTTGCCCAAAACTAGATAAAAAAAGTGTCATAGTCGTAAACGTCTCAGGCA